One Parachlamydia acanthamoebae DNA segment encodes these proteins:
- the htpG gene encoding molecular chaperone HtpG: MVTKTLEIHSENILPIIKRWLYSDKDIFIRELVSNACDAIHKVKILQDKGELSASSDDPFRIEIHIDKENKTLTFSDNGIGMDAEEVQKYIAQIAFSSAEEFMEKYKSHNETDQFIGHFGLGFYSAYMVASKVEINTLSYKEGAEPVRWICDGSAQYELEVGTRTKRGTEVILYVDKDSEEFLDPARIRQILNHYCSFLPYPVYLEDSHINHEEPLWIKSPSECTSEDYLRFYRHLYPMDPDPLFWVHLNVDYPFHLKGILYFPKLNRDFDISKNTVKLFCNRVFVSDNCKDVIPNYLMALRGVIDSPDIPLNVSRSYLQMDRTVRQLGNHISKKVADSLATLYRTERERFLECWSDVGQVVKLGILEDEKFYDKAKSFLVWKNVNGEWITVEEYLERNESKIKDKVFYTIDGEHLSHFAEVYHKQGIEILVANSPFDPYLIQFLERKLTPVVFKRVDSDIDESILDKEKEKTLLDAEGRTEAGKIADFVRSKLENENVEVEAKSLAAESVPGVVVIDEQQRRMRDYMRSLDPKDASRVKGLMDKRKLVINTNSPFVSLVQKLDQIQPELTGDLVKQIYEMALLSQKEMDPAELKEFLERNARLLEKLTEKLIDAKQQ; the protein is encoded by the coding sequence ATGGTCACTAAAACTTTAGAGATCCACAGCGAAAATATTCTTCCCATTATCAAAAGATGGCTCTATTCAGATAAAGATATCTTTATTCGCGAACTTGTTTCGAATGCATGCGACGCAATTCATAAAGTCAAAATTTTGCAGGATAAAGGGGAATTGTCAGCCAGTTCCGATGATCCTTTTAGGATTGAAATTCACATTGATAAAGAAAACAAAACACTGACTTTTAGCGATAATGGAATTGGAATGGATGCTGAGGAAGTGCAAAAATACATTGCACAAATCGCCTTTTCCAGTGCTGAAGAATTCATGGAAAAATACAAGTCTCATAATGAAACCGATCAATTTATTGGGCATTTCGGCTTAGGATTCTATTCTGCGTACATGGTCGCTAGCAAAGTCGAAATCAATACCCTTTCATACAAAGAAGGTGCTGAGCCTGTGCGTTGGATTTGCGATGGTTCTGCTCAATATGAGCTGGAAGTGGGGACACGAACGAAGCGTGGAACTGAAGTGATTTTGTATGTGGATAAAGACAGTGAAGAATTTTTAGATCCTGCACGCATACGTCAAATCCTGAATCATTATTGCTCATTCCTTCCTTATCCTGTCTATTTGGAAGATTCCCATATTAACCATGAAGAGCCCCTTTGGATTAAATCTCCTTCAGAATGCACTTCAGAAGATTATCTCCGTTTTTATCGTCATCTTTACCCCATGGATCCAGATCCGCTATTCTGGGTGCATTTAAATGTGGATTATCCTTTCCATTTAAAAGGAATTCTCTATTTCCCTAAGCTTAATCGCGATTTTGATATCAGCAAAAACACCGTGAAGCTATTTTGCAACCGCGTTTTTGTATCAGATAATTGTAAAGATGTGATCCCAAATTACCTCATGGCTTTAAGAGGCGTCATTGATAGTCCGGATATTCCATTGAACGTATCACGAAGCTATTTGCAAATGGACCGAACAGTTAGACAGTTGGGCAATCACATTTCCAAAAAAGTGGCAGATAGCTTAGCCACCTTGTATCGTACTGAAAGAGAACGCTTTTTAGAGTGCTGGTCCGATGTAGGTCAAGTTGTCAAGCTTGGAATATTGGAAGACGAAAAATTTTATGATAAAGCCAAAAGCTTCCTTGTATGGAAGAATGTCAATGGGGAGTGGATCACTGTTGAGGAATATCTTGAACGTAATGAAAGCAAGATTAAAGACAAGGTGTTCTATACGATAGATGGTGAACATCTTTCCCACTTTGCAGAAGTTTATCACAAACAAGGGATTGAAATTTTAGTTGCCAATAGTCCTTTTGATCCTTATCTCATTCAATTTTTAGAAAGAAAGCTGACTCCCGTTGTCTTCAAGCGAGTCGATTCGGATATCGACGAAAGTATCCTTGATAAAGAAAAAGAGAAGACACTTTTAGATGCGGAAGGCAGAACAGAAGCTGGAAAAATCGCGGACTTCGTACGTTCCAAGCTGGAGAATGAAAATGTGGAAGTTGAAGCGAAAAGTTTAGCAGCGGAATCAGTACCTGGTGTGGTTGTAATCGATGAACAACAACGGCGAATGCGCGATTATATGCGCAGCTTGGATCCAAAAGATGCCTCTCGTGTAAAAGGTCTTATGGATAAGCGCAAGCTTGTGATCAACACAAACAGTCCGTTTGTCTCACTTGTGCAAAAATTGGATCAAATCCAACCTGAATTGACAGGGGATTTAGTCAAGCAGATCTATGAAATGGCGTTGCTATCGCAAAAAGAAATGGATCCCGCTGAACTGAAAGAATTTTTGGAAAGAAATGCTCGGCTTCTTGAAAAGCTGACAGAAAAATTAATCGATGCCAAACAACAGTAA
- a CDS encoding fibronectin type III domain-containing protein, whose protein sequence is MRSSILSFFIFFLSVFIHLEGVNPICVYLTWSGDPLTTMTIQWITNLEEIKDELHFCQKDDQTKWQSKAGSHAKMPLHFPYLIHRTELTQLSPDTIYCFKFSEEGKTYQFKTMPADLEKPIHFVAGGDVYHDGIEYVIETNRQAAALNPCFALIGGDIAYSNTTRNMRWIEWLSAWEKTMVTQDGCLIPIVPGIGNHDVDGGFNQNPVDAPFYYALFGLPGYHAIDFGKYLSLVIMDSGHTHPIEGVQTHWLAKTLHEREAIPHKFALYHVPAYPCVRHYKYKYSVLVRTNWGTLFEQFGLNAAFENHDHAYKRTFPLKNRQVVPTGVLYLGDGAWGVKKPRAPKKPKKAWYLAFTAQKRHFIHVILSKDKREYQAIDHRGIVFDSVSQPVLQEQKI, encoded by the coding sequence ATGCGTTCTTCTATTCTCTCTTTTTTTATTTTCTTTTTATCCGTTTTCATTCATTTGGAAGGTGTCAATCCCATTTGTGTTTATTTGACATGGAGTGGAGATCCTCTGACCACTATGACAATTCAATGGATCACTAACTTAGAAGAAATAAAAGATGAACTTCACTTTTGCCAAAAGGATGATCAAACGAAGTGGCAATCCAAGGCAGGTTCGCATGCTAAAATGCCGCTGCACTTCCCTTATTTGATTCATCGCACTGAGCTAACGCAATTGAGTCCTGATACCATTTATTGTTTTAAGTTTAGTGAGGAAGGAAAGACTTACCAGTTTAAAACAATGCCTGCAGATCTGGAAAAGCCGATTCACTTTGTGGCAGGGGGAGATGTTTATCACGATGGCATTGAGTATGTGATTGAGACCAATCGACAAGCAGCAGCTCTTAATCCTTGTTTTGCACTGATTGGTGGTGATATCGCTTATTCGAATACGACACGTAATATGCGTTGGATTGAATGGTTATCAGCATGGGAAAAAACCATGGTGACACAAGATGGGTGTTTGATCCCCATTGTGCCAGGCATCGGAAATCATGATGTTGACGGTGGATTCAATCAAAATCCTGTCGACGCTCCTTTTTACTACGCCTTATTCGGCCTTCCTGGGTATCACGCTATCGATTTTGGAAAATATTTAAGTTTAGTCATCATGGATTCAGGCCATACACATCCCATTGAGGGGGTTCAAACGCATTGGTTGGCTAAAACGTTGCATGAAAGAGAGGCGATTCCTCATAAATTTGCTCTCTATCATGTCCCCGCTTATCCATGTGTTCGTCATTACAAATATAAGTATAGTGTGCTCGTGCGGACGAACTGGGGCACGTTATTTGAACAGTTTGGACTAAACGCTGCTTTTGAAAACCATGACCATGCCTATAAACGGACTTTCCCTTTGAAGAATCGGCAAGTTGTTCCCACCGGAGTTTTATATCTAGGAGATGGAGCCTGGGGTGTCAAAAAGCCGAGAGCACCAAAAAAGCCTAAAAAAGCCTGGTATTTGGCTTTCACTGCGCAAAAGAGACATTTTATCCATGTGATCTTATCAAAGGATAAAAGGGAATATCAAGCAATTGACCATCGAGGCATTGTTTTTGATTCCGTTTCTCAACCTGTTTTACAAGAACAGAAAATTTAA
- a CDS encoding type III secretion system chaperone, which yields MQLEEILREYGRRKGIGKLELDDEGICRLMINKTSTISFEKSLFDNGFFIYTSVGILPVDKEKELSLAALIGNLFGKETGQAHLGYEPNSRSLVLFTFISYEGLTYSKFNSDFEEFIYYMLYWISKFEELKSESGESTKKGLYHPIDEKNKNIFYA from the coding sequence ATGCAATTGGAAGAGATATTGCGAGAGTATGGCAGACGAAAAGGAATCGGTAAATTAGAACTTGATGACGAAGGCATTTGCCGCTTGATGATTAACAAAACAAGTACGATTAGTTTTGAAAAATCTCTTTTTGACAATGGCTTTTTTATTTACACATCCGTCGGTATTCTACCTGTAGATAAGGAAAAAGAGTTGTCTCTCGCAGCTTTAATTGGAAATTTATTTGGGAAAGAAACAGGTCAAGCTCATTTAGGCTATGAACCTAATAGTCGCTCTTTAGTTCTTTTTACTTTTATTTCTTATGAAGGTTTGACCTATTCCAAGTTTAATTCGGATTTTGAAGAATTTATTTACTATATGTTATACTGGATTAGTAAGTTTGAAGAATTAAAAAGTGAAAGTGGAGAGTCGACAAAAAAAGGACTTTATCATCCCATAGACGAAAAGAACAAAAATATTTTTTATGCTTAA
- a CDS encoding formylglycine-generating enzyme family protein, whose amino-acid sequence MKTIYFCFFWMIILGGLFCSGHADEATGTLVVTYQTGVKGERLDRVRFWLRQNDKNQQLHPANHACVEDLGKLSRTVVVENLVPGDYTLDFVIPNKDSFFSQPEKKHIKILPNQVTKVNQNLQPRYASIIIHTVAGEQAQFPRPPKISLHASCGKTVSYSSEGLLNADALNPGCYTIVFEELDGYACPKPLEVVLKPEEKLGPLTGLYLPNSLVREVSSEKEDVGTLLLFYNIHVSSEHLEHLKFRLKASNGHLLSQENLAKAAQYQLKSGLLAVLRELPAGRYEVEFYLDEQDISPKILSRKNFEIKKGEMNSVQMAFPSEEVVAFKEALLMHREMERRDKELAFSNNPKAMQPAFLTVKCNLSDTSWALYRRSMLIYTGTGSVDRLKVPPGGPYVIKPEKKDDFDIHMTPKGPFFLEASKFLQVDIFYEKQALIENVAENLPTITTPAFLSLDTEDYSKKDHLPPLLLAKVTGGKVIVGDPSKSIKENEQSSRILTLNPFEIGIYEVSNTEYVKWLNYALENRQIIYSAQAEHVGIVRDLNGHVLCKTREADPHSQIFTLEPSAGKTVFMFIADKGSHPVINVSWYGANAFCKDYDLRLPTEAEWEKAAGMHIQEEKEPLQKFLFGFSQNEIDPSWANYKSNDVPLKKERS is encoded by the coding sequence GTGAAAACAATCTACTTCTGTTTTTTCTGGATGATCATTTTGGGCGGATTGTTCTGTTCAGGACATGCGGATGAAGCAACAGGAACTTTAGTGGTGACCTATCAGACAGGAGTCAAGGGAGAACGTTTAGACCGTGTGCGCTTCTGGCTAAGACAAAATGACAAAAACCAGCAACTTCATCCTGCCAATCATGCTTGTGTAGAGGATTTGGGTAAACTTTCCAGGACTGTTGTCGTGGAGAATTTAGTTCCGGGAGATTATACCCTGGATTTTGTCATTCCTAATAAAGACTCTTTTTTTTCTCAACCAGAGAAAAAACACATCAAAATTCTGCCTAATCAGGTTACAAAGGTAAACCAAAACCTACAACCTCGTTATGCGTCCATTATCATTCATACAGTTGCGGGGGAGCAAGCACAATTTCCTAGACCCCCCAAAATTAGCTTACACGCATCCTGTGGAAAAACGGTCAGTTATTCCTCTGAAGGTCTTTTAAATGCAGATGCTTTAAATCCGGGTTGCTATACTATCGTATTTGAAGAATTGGATGGATATGCATGCCCAAAGCCTTTAGAAGTCGTTTTGAAGCCTGAAGAAAAATTAGGACCTTTGACAGGTCTGTATCTTCCGAATTCATTGGTTCGAGAAGTAAGTTCAGAAAAAGAGGATGTAGGGACGCTTCTTTTGTTCTATAACATTCATGTTTCGAGTGAACATCTTGAGCATTTAAAATTTCGTCTAAAAGCGAGCAATGGACACCTTCTTTCACAGGAAAATTTGGCCAAAGCTGCTCAATATCAATTAAAATCAGGACTTCTAGCTGTTTTGAGAGAACTACCAGCTGGTCGTTATGAAGTGGAATTCTATTTGGATGAGCAAGATATTTCCCCTAAAATTTTATCTAGAAAAAATTTTGAGATAAAAAAAGGAGAAATGAACTCTGTTCAAATGGCCTTCCCATCAGAAGAAGTTGTTGCTTTTAAAGAAGCTCTTTTGATGCATAGAGAAATGGAGAGAAGAGATAAGGAGCTCGCTTTTTCTAACAATCCAAAAGCCATGCAGCCCGCATTTTTAACCGTAAAGTGTAATTTATCTGATACATCTTGGGCTCTTTACCGACGCTCTATGCTTATCTATACAGGGACGGGATCGGTGGATCGTTTAAAAGTGCCACCTGGAGGACCCTATGTAATTAAACCTGAAAAGAAAGATGACTTCGACATCCATATGACGCCGAAAGGACCTTTTTTCCTTGAAGCTTCTAAGTTTTTGCAGGTAGACATTTTTTATGAAAAACAGGCGCTAATTGAAAACGTCGCTGAAAATTTACCCACCATTACAACCCCGGCCTTCCTTTCACTTGATACGGAAGATTACTCAAAAAAGGACCATCTTCCTCCCTTGCTTTTGGCAAAAGTGACAGGGGGAAAAGTGATTGTTGGGGATCCTTCTAAAAGCATAAAGGAAAATGAACAATCTTCTCGTATCTTAACTCTTAATCCTTTTGAAATCGGGATTTATGAAGTCTCGAATACTGAATATGTCAAATGGCTAAATTATGCCTTAGAAAATCGTCAAATTATTTATTCCGCTCAAGCTGAACATGTTGGAATTGTGCGAGATTTAAATGGGCATGTTTTATGCAAGACAAGAGAAGCAGATCCCCATAGTCAAATTTTTACACTTGAGCCTAGTGCGGGGAAAACGGTTTTCATGTTTATCGCGGATAAAGGAAGTCATCCAGTCATCAATGTTTCTTGGTATGGTGCCAATGCATTTTGTAAAGACTATGACTTGAGATTACCGACCGAAGCCGAATGGGAAAAAGCTGCAGGAATGCACATCCAAGAAGAAAAAGAACCCTTGCAAAAGTTTCTTTTTGGATTTAGTCAAAATGAGATTGATCCCTCATGGGCCAATTATAAAAGTAATGACGTACCCCTTAAAAAAGAGAGGTCTTGA
- a CDS encoding formylglycine-generating enzyme family protein, with amino-acid sequence MTTEVGFFNGRNKVNVGGREIITHDAKSPIGAYDMSGNVWEWVSESYTSGSTGAEKIVKGGCYDSLADGVRVAERLALDPEHTDSYTGFRVAKTTLPLELLKSKKETAKDVNTNVFPNPSK; translated from the coding sequence TTGACGACCGAAGTAGGATTTTTTAATGGGCGCAACAAGGTCAATGTAGGAGGTAGAGAGATCATCACGCATGATGCCAAAAGTCCTATTGGTGCTTACGATATGAGTGGGAATGTGTGGGAATGGGTGTCAGAAAGCTATACATCAGGATCAACGGGGGCAGAGAAAATTGTAAAGGGAGGGTGTTATGATAGTTTGGCTGATGGGGTAAGAGTGGCAGAAAGGTTAGCCTTAGATCCTGAGCATACAGATTCATATACAGGCTTTAGAGTCGCAAAAACAACACTTCCGCTAGAGCTTCTCAAGTCAAAAAAAGAGACAGCCAAAGATGTCAACACAAACGTATTTCCCAATCCATCGAAATAG